The Pseudanabaena sp. PCC 6802 genomic interval CCCAGCGTAATCACATTGTCAACTTCAATCTCCAGCGCTCGCAGTATGCCTGCGATATCTTCTACCACCACCGCGCCTGCCGAGTGCCCCAAAAGGTTAACCTTGTTCGCGCCACGATCCAGGATCAGCCCGATTAGAGCCTTTGTCGATTCCGAGCTGAGTCCTAACGATTTTACGTGGACCTCAAGAATCCTTGACAGAAAGTTAGGCCCATCTTCAGTGACAATACTGTTAGCAGCCGCAACAATCTCACCCTCTAGCCCTTGCTTCCGCAATCCCTCTGCCATTGAGGCAGAAGCCACAGCCCCTTCATCGCCAGCCCCACTCAAAACAACCGTTAAGGGCTTGTCTTTGACTTCAGTCGCCAGCAAGTCTCTGACCCTCTGCAATTTCTCCTCAGAAATTTCCGCGCGTATTTCGTCGGCAATTTTTTTATGTATCCCAGCCCGCCATGCCGCAGAAACCCTGGTAACCTCAGTTCCTATAATTTCTGGTGCTAGTGTCGCCGCTTTTATCCCAACCAAAACCGCGATCGCGCCAAACCCCACCTTGCCCGCCAAATCGATAATGCCTTCCCTTTGCAGGTCGGACTGCATCCTGGACAGGATTTTCCGCCTTTTAAGGGCGCGATCGTCTTCTCTTTCTGTATCGGTTTGGGGGACACAGCTATTCTCAAAATTATTGTCCGGCGCGATCCTGAATCTCTTGCCATCCACCTCAATCGTATCGCCCGGCCTGTAGCCCGTTTCCACCCGCAAGCCCCGTCGCTGCAAATCGCGATCGCTCAAACTAACCACGCCACAGTTGCACCCAAAGCCACAGGGCGGAAACATGCTATTCCACAAAGGATGGTCGGCGGGGAAGACCTTGCCGTCGAGCGCCAGGTGGACGGGACGGGGACTGCGGCTATTGCCGTGCCTCCACATCCATTTGTCGCGCTTCTCCAGTACCGCAGGGTCGGTCATTTGCTGGCAGCGGCCATCGGAGTAAGCACCCCTCAGGTTGGCTTGAAAGATAATGCCAGCCCGCCAATCGCGATCGCCTTTATAGTTCCAGCCATACCTCGTGGCGATCGCGTCGAAATTTTTAGTAAATTCGGCGCGGCTCGTCCCTTCGGTCAGCGCCCGATCCACCTCTGCCCTGATGTCCCCCAAAACCGCAGCCTTGGCTCCAGCGACCGTAAAGTAGGCATCGTGTTCCGTTGCGGTCAAACTATCCCAGCGCCTGGTGGGGCGATTCTGCTTTTCGGAGAAATAATCGATCGCCTCCTGAAATGGCAGTAGCGCGTACTCCGCTTCGGCAAATTCGACTGTTTCACCATTAAGTACTAGCTGCTCGGATTCGTACCAGCCAGCTAAAGCGCTAGCCGCCAGCGCGCTGGCAACCGAGCGATCCAGATCTTCAGAGTCCAGCTCGGGATAAATCTCAGCCAGGCGATCGTAGTATTCCTCCAGGTCGGCGCTTTCCCCCAGTAACTCCTTGCACTGCTCGAACCACCGCGCAAAGTAGGGTGCGGCAATTTCCCGCAGGCGATCGCTATAGCTATCAACTATATCCATTCAGTTTGCCCACCCGACTGGCGGCG includes:
- a CDS encoding phage minor head protein → MDIVDSYSDRLREIAAPYFARWFEQCKELLGESADLEEYYDRLAEIYPELDSEDLDRSVASALAASALAGWYESEQLVLNGETVEFAEAEYALLPFQEAIDYFSEKQNRPTRRWDSLTATEHDAYFTVAGAKAAVLGDIRAEVDRALTEGTSRAEFTKNFDAIATRYGWNYKGDRDWRAGIIFQANLRGAYSDGRCQQMTDPAVLEKRDKWMWRHGNSRSPRPVHLALDGKVFPADHPLWNSMFPPCGFGCNCGVVSLSDRDLQRRGLRVETGYRPGDTIEVDGKRFRIAPDNNFENSCVPQTDTEREDDRALKRRKILSRMQSDLQREGIIDLAGKVGFGAIAVLVGIKAATLAPEIIGTEVTRVSAAWRAGIHKKIADEIRAEISEEKLQRVRDLLATEVKDKPLTVVLSGAGDEGAVASASMAEGLRKQGLEGEIVAAANSIVTEDGPNFLSRILEVHVKSLGLSSESTKALIGLILDRGANKVNLLGHSAGAVVVEDIAGILRALEIEVDNVITLGGISAPVDLGQTQYRRYISDIDQYQLLHKVARRANKDRLFKGIYHGRYDSIAALGNRGLLKSWLANKEVFRAIVEDFNGVPATQAAGKLEPVPNVMRVPSEPKVENAEELLKEVRKSEPEAPAPKRTKPSKPVKKPIETRLITPEEYTQLGINVRRGLGDYRVRINKNTGATAGTFNVQPTRADGYLWTPEQCKAVKELLEKQGVVFPDSFDPDNVAWREGFNYLKLDKNAVITDRLIGPITPPGALKRQDWAEIVPVSPTKSGTDRYSAIELEPKAITPEVLPPEGQNNLKDAIAAFQKFASKLGKPKPNKSQAMPVDAADEYLDKRKLSSASPFALRNILRKGGEDIRRTIRTIQSYLFLEREEAEKAVNQLPGFKLKPARGGFRLELDGEDPTLLPAPPKELPPGLTAKQADRWLSKVGKPYANRKQAETLQKKLGDRYQVVEEDGKFVVREID